A single Clostridium sp. AN503 DNA region contains:
- a CDS encoding CoA transferase — protein sequence MSKKALEGIRVLDFTTMAAGPTAGAMMADYGAEVIKIERPGRGEDGRKFPPMVDGESLSHCWFNRGKKSLAVDLTDPEGLEVVKKLLPTATVILENFRPGTMKKYGLDYESVKKIKPDIVYASLTTFGQTGKYVSKPGYDIIAQAMSGIMSVTGEADGAPQKSGFPLGDLLGGLNMFTGVMTALYHWRDTGEGQYVDISLLRTLIYINTPLIHCNFGPERMSKRQGNHHPTMCPYGVFHCKDGDIVMAAAGKRIWESLCDLMGHPGWKDHPEYSELSGRAKNQKVLIPLINEWLANTYSGQDEALAALDAAGVPCCKVYNEYQVWADEEFRANGWLQEQPTMPGMESMPTFVTRTGNCGMSETPVEFGRAPLLGEQNVEILEELGYDEAKIAELEERWPHQKLEGGNK from the coding sequence ATGAGCAAAAAAGCATTAGAAGGAATCCGTGTCCTGGATTTTACGACCATGGCGGCGGGGCCGACGGCGGGAGCCATGATGGCGGATTATGGAGCGGAAGTGATCAAGATCGAGCGCCCCGGAAGAGGCGAAGACGGACGGAAGTTCCCGCCCATGGTGGATGGGGAGAGCCTGTCCCACTGCTGGTTCAACAGGGGAAAAAAGTCTCTGGCAGTGGATCTCACAGATCCGGAGGGGCTGGAGGTAGTGAAAAAGCTGCTCCCAACTGCCACGGTGATCCTGGAGAATTTCCGCCCAGGCACCATGAAAAAATACGGGCTGGATTACGAGAGCGTGAAAAAAATAAAACCGGATATTGTCTATGCCTCTCTGACCACCTTCGGACAGACGGGAAAATATGTGTCCAAACCGGGCTATGATATCATCGCCCAGGCCATGTCCGGTATCATGAGCGTCACCGGCGAGGCGGACGGAGCGCCCCAGAAGAGCGGGTTCCCGCTGGGCGACTTATTGGGCGGGCTTAACATGTTTACCGGCGTCATGACGGCCCTGTACCACTGGCGCGATACGGGTGAGGGGCAGTACGTGGATATCTCCCTGCTGCGAACTCTGATCTACATCAATACGCCGTTGATCCACTGCAATTTTGGTCCGGAGCGCATGAGCAAACGGCAGGGCAACCATCATCCAACCATGTGTCCCTACGGCGTATTTCACTGCAAGGACGGGGATATCGTCATGGCTGCGGCTGGGAAACGGATCTGGGAAAGCCTCTGTGATCTGATGGGGCATCCCGGGTGGAAGGATCACCCGGAATATTCGGAGCTGTCAGGCCGGGCGAAGAACCAGAAGGTCCTGATCCCTCTGATCAACGAATGGCTCGCCAACACTTACTCCGGCCAGGATGAGGCGCTGGCCGCCTTAGACGCAGCGGGCGTTCCCTGCTGTAAGGTTTACAACGAGTATCAGGTCTGGGCGGACGAGGAGTTCCGCGCCAACGGCTGGCTTCAGGAGCAGCCCACCATGCCGGGGATGGAATCCATGCCGACCTTTGTGACCCGCACCGGCAATTGCGGCATGTCCGAGACCCCAGTGGAGTTTGGACGCGCGCCGCTCCTTGGAGAACAGAATGTGGAGATCCTGGAGGAACTGGGCTATGATGAGGCGAAGATTGCGGAGCTTGAGGAGCGCTGGCCGCACCAGAAGCTGGAGGGAGGAAATAAATGA
- a CDS encoding type II toxin-antitoxin system RelB/DinJ family antitoxin, with protein sequence MPPVSTNIKIDSELKKEAQRLFDDMGLNLSTAINMFLKQAVREQAIPFRVGAQIPNAVTLAAFTEGEKMLKDPTAPRFSSVEALFEDLDND encoded by the coding sequence ATGCCACCAGTAAGTACGAATATCAAAATAGATTCTGAGTTGAAGAAGGAAGCTCAACGTCTTTTTGATGATATGGGCTTGAATTTGAGTACAGCAATAAATATGTTTTTAAAACAAGCAGTAAGAGAACAGGCGATACCATTCAGAGTAGGTGCTCAGATCCCCAATGCCGTTACTCTGGCAGCTTTTACTGAGGGAGAGAAAATGTTAAAGGATCCGACTGCACCGCGATTTTCCAGTGTTGAAGCACTTTTTGAGGACTTAGACAATGACTAA
- a CDS encoding acyl-CoA dehydrogenase family protein: MSGLYHMTEDQQSLVELIRDFMNREIRPHVLEWEKEGHYPREIIQMGIDMGLHMMQVPEEYGGMGLDTTTTAMMIEEGAKVESTYMGMFNVTSMGGKIVMAAGSEEQKQYYAGLLQKGYLSAFCLTEPGAGSDSAAVRTTAVRDGDSYVIGGTKMFITNASLADVFLVVASVDPSKGSRGLATFIVERDCPGVSVSKKIDKFGMRLSNTAEVIFEDVKIPAANLVGTEESGFANAMKVLTASRPIIAASSLGACQLARDLAVQYSKERVAFGKPICAKQMIQEKLANMEILIQASRGLVYNATMLLDQGKPCNTEASVAKCFVTEAFGTITDDALQIFGGYGLCDEYLISKLYRDARVNRIVEGTNEIQRVVISKAMLR; the protein is encoded by the coding sequence ATGAGTGGACTTTACCATATGACAGAAGACCAGCAGAGCCTGGTGGAGCTGATCAGGGATTTTATGAACCGTGAGATCAGGCCCCATGTCCTGGAATGGGAGAAAGAGGGGCATTATCCCCGTGAGATCATCCAGATGGGGATCGATATGGGGCTGCATATGATGCAGGTGCCGGAGGAATACGGCGGTATGGGACTGGACACTACGACCACAGCCATGATGATCGAAGAAGGGGCAAAGGTAGAGAGCACCTACATGGGCATGTTCAATGTGACCAGTATGGGCGGCAAGATCGTGATGGCGGCTGGAAGCGAGGAGCAGAAGCAGTATTACGCGGGACTTTTACAGAAGGGTTATTTAAGTGCTTTTTGCCTGACGGAGCCGGGCGCAGGATCCGACAGCGCGGCGGTCCGCACCACAGCAGTGCGGGATGGGGACTCCTATGTGATAGGCGGTACCAAGATGTTCATCACCAATGCATCCCTGGCGGATGTGTTCCTGGTGGTGGCCTCCGTGGATCCGTCTAAAGGTTCAAGGGGCCTGGCGACCTTTATCGTGGAACGGGACTGCCCCGGTGTTAGCGTCAGCAAGAAGATCGACAAGTTCGGTATGCGCCTGTCCAATACGGCGGAAGTTATATTTGAGGATGTGAAGATCCCGGCGGCTAACCTGGTGGGGACGGAGGAGAGCGGCTTTGCCAACGCCATGAAAGTGCTCACCGCATCCCGCCCCATCATCGCGGCCTCCAGCCTGGGAGCCTGCCAGCTGGCGCGGGATCTGGCAGTACAGTACTCCAAAGAACGGGTGGCCTTCGGTAAGCCGATCTGCGCCAAACAGATGATCCAGGAAAAACTTGCCAATATGGAGATCCTGATACAGGCGAGCCGCGGTTTGGTATATAATGCCACTATGCTGTTGGATCAGGGGAAACCCTGCAACACGGAGGCGTCCGTTGCCAAATGCTTCGTCACGGAGGCATTTGGAACGATCACCGATGATGCGCTCCAGATCTTTGGCGGCTACGGGTTGTGCGATGAGTACCTGATCTCCAAGCTCTATCGGGATGCCAGGGTGAACCGCATCGTGGAAGGAACGAACGAGATACAGCGGGTGGTAATCTCCAAGGCCATGTTACGGTGA
- a CDS encoding nitronate monooxygenase encodes MKTRMTEMLGIQYPIMQGGMQNLGVPALAAAVSEAGGLGTINATIYPEIDDLRTAIRETKTLTDKPFCVNISLLPGVSVGDATKEVIRVCGEEGVKVIETAGTSPKDLVPLIHDAGMLHFHKVPGIKYALSAERAGVDAVEVVGFECGGHPGAAGLGSVVLTDKAAKKCKIPVIAGGGYGDGYGMAAALAMGAEGVVMGTRFVATVDCPIHDNFKQWMVQADEADTVLCQKAIRNMVRVADNATAKECLELEKEPGITVEKLMPVIQGKRGRTCYQNGDIDGCLFPIGTTVGLIEDIPTVKEAVGKIVREFKEAVERLNRIG; translated from the coding sequence ATGAAAACAAGAATGACAGAAATGCTGGGGATCCAGTACCCGATCATGCAGGGAGGAATGCAGAATCTGGGAGTGCCGGCCCTGGCGGCGGCAGTTTCCGAAGCGGGGGGCTTAGGAACCATCAATGCAACCATCTACCCGGAGATCGATGACCTGCGGACGGCCATCCGGGAGACGAAAACACTGACGGACAAACCGTTCTGCGTCAACATTTCCCTGCTTCCGGGCGTGTCCGTGGGGGATGCCACGAAAGAGGTGATCCGGGTCTGTGGCGAGGAAGGCGTGAAGGTGATCGAGACTGCCGGGACCAGCCCGAAGGACTTAGTCCCACTGATCCATGATGCGGGGATGCTCCATTTCCACAAGGTGCCGGGCATCAAATATGCGCTGAGCGCGGAGCGGGCCGGTGTGGACGCGGTGGAGGTCGTGGGCTTTGAGTGCGGTGGTCATCCGGGGGCAGCGGGCCTTGGTTCTGTGGTGCTGACGGACAAGGCGGCAAAGAAATGTAAGATCCCGGTCATCGCAGGCGGAGGCTACGGAGACGGTTACGGAATGGCGGCGGCTCTCGCCATGGGTGCGGAGGGCGTTGTCATGGGAACCCGGTTTGTGGCGACAGTTGACTGCCCGATCCACGACAACTTCAAACAGTGGATGGTGCAGGCGGACGAGGCGGACACGGTGCTCTGCCAGAAAGCGATCCGCAACATGGTGCGGGTGGCGGACAATGCGACTGCAAAGGAGTGTCTGGAGCTGGAGAAGGAGCCGGGGATCACGGTTGAGAAGCTGATGCCGGTCATCCAGGGAAAGCGCGGCAGGACCTGCTATCAGAACGGGGATATCGACGGATGCCTGTTCCCGATCGGCACCACGGTCGGGTTGATCGAGGATATTCCCACGGTGAAGGAAGCGGTCGGCAAAATCGTAAGGGAATTTAAAGAGGCGGTGGAACGCTTAAACCGGATCGGATAA
- a CDS encoding GNAT family N-acetyltransferase, translating to MEIRMIDNEQTADAVALIWTTFLQFEAPDYSDEGIQSFRDFIEDKAILKSLEFIGAYENEELKGVIATNDNRKHICCFFVKAQYHKQGIGKKLWEYLLDHSENKEFTVNSSPYAVPVYHKLGFVDTDCEQLTDGIRYTPMKFRR from the coding sequence ATGGAAATTAGAATGATAGACAATGAACAAACAGCTGATGCAGTTGCACTTATATGGACAACATTTTTACAGTTTGAAGCCCCCGATTATTCTGATGAAGGAATACAATCGTTTAGAGATTTTATTGAAGACAAAGCCATTTTAAAATCATTAGAATTTATTGGAGCGTATGAGAATGAAGAGCTAAAAGGGGTTATAGCTACAAATGATAATCGTAAACACATTTGCTGCTTTTTCGTAAAGGCACAATATCACAAACAAGGTATCGGTAAAAAGCTATGGGAATATCTTTTAGATCATAGCGAAAATAAAGAATTTACGGTCAATTCTTCTCCATATGCAGTCCCTGTTTATCATAAGCTCGGATTCGTGGATACAGATTGTGAACAATTAACTGACGGTATAAGATATACCCCGATGAAGTTTAGGAGATAG
- a CDS encoding DUF3795 domain-containing protein — MFAPCGMNCLVCYKHCYHKKPCAGCLNSDMGKPEHCRKCKIKDCIKGKGLSYCFECPDYPCKLIKNLEKSYNKRYRASLMENSEFVRQHGLERFMEQQKGGYTCPKCGGIISIHDRECSECQESMK; from the coding sequence ATGTTTGCCCCCTGCGGCATGAACTGTCTGGTCTGCTATAAGCATTGTTATCATAAAAAGCCGTGTGCCGGCTGTTTGAACAGTGACATGGGCAAACCGGAACACTGCCGTAAGTGCAAGATAAAAGATTGTATTAAGGGCAAAGGGCTGTCCTATTGTTTTGAATGTCCCGATTATCCTTGTAAACTAATAAAAAACCTTGAAAAAAGCTACAACAAAAGGTATCGGGCGAGTCTTATGGAGAATAGCGAGTTTGTTCGTCAACACGGTCTGGAAAGGTTCATGGAGCAGCAGAAAGGGGGGTATACTTGTCCCAAATGCGGAGGTATCATTTCTATCCATGACAGAGAGTGTAGCGAGTGTCAAGAAAGTATGAAGTAA
- a CDS encoding nitronate monooxygenase gives MPELAAAVSEAGGLGTINVTIYPDPEDLRRAIREVKARTEKPFAVNISLIPSLHPGKELFDQVAVILEEGVPVVETAGASPQELADVLNAHKDQVRWIHKAACVKHAKKAESMGADMITMAGYEVAGHPHTDGVGTIVLANRTAQEVKVPVLAAGGIADGRGLLAALSLGCEGIVMGTRFVASRECWIHQNQKDWIVKAGESQTVLCQKTIRNMVRVADNAAARKCLELEAKGAGLEELMGVISGKRGRAAYESGAVDDGMFAVGPACGLIHEVLSCKEIIEGIMAEAENGMNRLNRIFEP, from the coding sequence GTGCCGGAGCTGGCGGCGGCTGTTTCGGAGGCGGGAGGTCTGGGCACAATCAATGTGACTATTTATCCGGACCCGGAGGACTTACGCAGAGCGATCCGTGAGGTGAAGGCGAGAACAGAGAAGCCCTTTGCCGTTAACATTTCCCTGATCCCCAGCCTGCACCCGGGGAAGGAGCTGTTTGACCAGGTGGCGGTGATCCTGGAGGAAGGGGTGCCGGTGGTGGAGACTGCCGGGGCAAGCCCGCAGGAGTTGGCGGATGTGCTGAATGCCCACAAGGATCAGGTTAGATGGATTCACAAGGCGGCCTGCGTGAAGCACGCGAAAAAGGCGGAGAGCATGGGCGCGGACATGATCACCATGGCGGGCTATGAGGTGGCGGGCCATCCCCATACGGACGGTGTGGGAACCATTGTGCTGGCAAACCGCACCGCACAGGAGGTGAAGGTTCCGGTCCTGGCGGCAGGTGGGATCGCCGATGGACGGGGGCTTTTGGCGGCTTTGAGCCTGGGCTGTGAGGGGATCGTCATGGGAACCCGGTTTGTGGCGAGCCGGGAGTGCTGGATCCATCAGAACCAGAAGGATTGGATCGTAAAGGCCGGAGAGAGTCAGACGGTCCTGTGCCAGAAAACCATCCGCAACATGGTGCGCGTGGCAGACAATGCGGCGGCGAGGAAATGCCTGGAGCTGGAGGCGAAGGGCGCCGGTCTTGAGGAGCTGATGGGCGTGATCTCCGGGAAACGGGGCCGGGCGGCCTATGAAAGCGGGGCTGTGGATGATGGGATGTTTGCGGTGGGGCCGGCCTGCGGCCTGATCCATGAGGTCTTAAGCTGTAAAGAGATCATAGAAGGGATCATGGCGGAAGCAGAAAACGGCATGAACCGTTTAAACCGGATTTTTGAGCCATAG